From a single Fusobacterium ulcerans ATCC 49185 genomic region:
- a CDS encoding LysR family transcriptional regulator produces MELKQLEYIVKIAEERNITKAAEKMYITQSALNQQLLKLEKEIGSQLFYRSRTNWKLTEIGEIYIQNAEKILNIKKETYNQINDLLEKHKGNLRIGLTPERGISMFASVYPRFYEMFPNISVEPVEMNVKMQEKMIENGQLDIGFMTLSEEQRTGNNTYIPILEENIIMAVPSIHPLAKSIRGKNIQRIDLKLFKNDTFVLLSKNTTMREIIDPLFEKAGFVPNILFETKSSRTLYQMASSHLACTFISETYAEINDRIVYFSLPESPSWELCTVYRKGAYLSKAAKNFIKLAEDYWKNKIK; encoded by the coding sequence ATGGAACTAAAACAATTGGAATATATAGTAAAAATAGCTGAGGAACGAAATATAACAAAGGCAGCGGAGAAAATGTATATTACTCAATCAGCATTAAATCAGCAGCTTTTAAAGTTAGAAAAAGAGATTGGGAGTCAGTTGTTTTATCGCTCTCGAACTAATTGGAAACTTACTGAAATAGGAGAAATATATATTCAAAATGCTGAAAAGATATTAAATATAAAAAAAGAAACTTACAATCAAATAAATGATTTATTGGAAAAACATAAAGGAAATTTGAGAATAGGACTTACTCCTGAAAGAGGAATATCAATGTTTGCTTCTGTATATCCTAGATTTTACGAGATGTTCCCAAATATATCTGTAGAACCTGTAGAGATGAATGTAAAAATGCAGGAGAAAATGATAGAGAATGGGCAGTTGGATATTGGATTTATGACTTTGTCAGAAGAACAAAGGACAGGAAATAATACATACATTCCTATCCTTGAAGAAAATATAATAATGGCTGTTCCATCTATTCATCCATTGGCTAAATCGATTAGAGGAAAAAATATTCAGAGAATAGATCTAAAATTATTTAAAAACGATACTTTTGTTTTGCTGTCTAAAAATACAACAATGAGAGAAATAATAGACCCACTTTTTGAAAAGGCTGGATTTGTTCCAAATATATTATTTGAAACAAAGAGCAGCAGGACTCTGTATCAAATGGCTTCAAGTCATTTAGCATGTACATTTATTTCTGAAACATATGCAGAAATAAATGACAGGATAGTTTATTTCTCTCTTCCAGAATCTCCTTCATGGGAGCTATGTACTGTTTACAGAAAGGGAGCATATCTAAGTAAGGCAGCAAAAAACTTTATAAAACTAGCAGAAGACTATTGGAAAAATAAAATTAAATAG
- the garD gene encoding galactarate dehydratase — protein sequence MGKNLYIKVNEKDNVAIAVDKISAGTEIMNGIFTAEEIPQGHKIALCDIPKDSPVIRYGVELGYAIINIKKGAWINEHMLKLPIPPALNEMKFGTNIVTSLPKAPIRTFEGYRNPNGGYAGTRNILGISTTVQCVTGVLNVAVKKIKDELLPKYPNVDDVIPINHAYGCGVAINAPEAVIPIRALRNLAKHPNFGGELMVIALGCEKLTVEMLIDEADISPENVITLQEIKGFNAMIDAIMNMADKKLAHLNARKRETLPLSELLVGMQCGGSDAFSGVTANPSAGYAADMLVEGGATVMFSEVTEVRDGVHMIAERCINEDVMKKLASEMKWYDSYLENGQVDRSANPTPGNKKGGLSNIVEKAMGSIAKSGSSPIVEVLSPAETPTKKGLIYAATPASDIVCGPCQLASGIGLQVFMTGRGTPYGLALAPVIKVCSRNDMKDMWSDLIDVSAGPIAAGDVTIKDIGTDIFNMIIDVASGRKQPWAEKYKLHNDFCIFNPAPIT from the coding sequence ATGGGTAAAAATTTATACATTAAAGTCAATGAAAAAGATAATGTAGCAATTGCAGTTGATAAAATATCAGCTGGTACGGAAATCATGAATGGAATATTTACAGCAGAAGAAATTCCACAAGGACATAAAATAGCCCTATGTGATATTCCAAAAGATTCTCCTGTTATCCGTTATGGTGTAGAATTGGGATATGCCATCATCAATATAAAAAAAGGAGCTTGGATTAATGAACATATGCTGAAACTTCCTATCCCTCCAGCTTTAAATGAAATGAAGTTTGGAACAAATATTGTAACTTCTCTTCCTAAAGCTCCTATAAGAACTTTTGAAGGATATCGTAATCCTAATGGAGGATATGCTGGTACTAGAAATATTTTAGGAATAAGTACAACTGTTCAATGTGTCACTGGAGTATTAAATGTTGCTGTAAAAAAAATTAAAGATGAACTTTTACCAAAATATCCTAATGTAGATGATGTAATCCCTATCAACCATGCTTATGGCTGTGGAGTTGCTATTAATGCTCCTGAGGCTGTTATCCCTATCCGTGCACTGCGTAACCTTGCTAAACATCCAAACTTTGGTGGTGAACTTATGGTTATAGCTCTAGGATGTGAAAAATTAACAGTTGAAATGCTGATTGATGAAGCTGATATTTCTCCTGAAAATGTAATCACACTTCAAGAAATTAAAGGTTTTAATGCAATGATAGATGCTATTATGAATATGGCAGATAAAAAGTTGGCTCATTTAAATGCAAGAAAAAGAGAAACTCTTCCTTTGTCTGAGCTCCTTGTTGGAATGCAGTGTGGTGGAAGTGACGCCTTTTCTGGAGTAACTGCTAACCCAAGTGCTGGATATGCTGCCGACATGTTAGTTGAAGGTGGAGCTACTGTTATGTTTTCAGAGGTAACAGAAGTCCGTGATGGAGTACATATGATTGCAGAACGTTGTATCAATGAAGATGTAATGAAAAAATTAGCTTCTGAAATGAAATGGTATGATAGTTATCTTGAAAATGGACAAGTGGACAGAAGTGCCAACCCTACTCCTGGAAATAAGAAGGGAGGGCTTTCAAATATAGTTGAAAAAGCTATGGGTTCTATTGCAAAGTCTGGTAGCTCTCCAATAGTTGAAGTATTATCTCCTGCTGAAACTCCTACTAAAAAAGGATTGATATATGCTGCCACTCCTGCAAGTGATATTGTATGCGGACCTTGTCAGCTGGCTTCTGGAATTGGACTTCAGGTATTTATGACAGGAAGAGGTACTCCATATGGACTGGCTCTTGCACCTGTTATCAAAGTGTGTTCAAGAAATGATATGAAAGATATGTGGAGTGATCTGATAGATGTAAGTGCAGGACCTATTGCTGCTGGAGATGTCACTATTAAAGATATAGGTACAGATATTTTTAATATGATAATTGATGTTGCAAGTGGTAGAAAACAACCTTGGGCTGAGAAATACAAACTTCATAATGACTTCTGTATTTTCAATCCAGCACCAATCACATAA
- a CDS encoding polyprenyl synthetase family protein has translation MFFKNYLDSNKKLIESSMDTYLGELNYPEVIAEGMKYAVLNGGKRLRPILLFMILDILECEKGMGTASAAAIEMIHSYSLVHDDLPALDNDDYRRGKLTTHKKFGEAEGILIGDALLTHAFYILTEKNKHLPAEKIVEIVRLTSSYAGINGMIGGQIVDIASEGKKIDLETLKYMHSNKTGKLIKLPVELACIIGDADEEEREVLIKFADLIGLAFQIKDDILDIEGDFSTLGKPVGSDIELGKSTYPALIGMAESKALLKETIAEAKIIVAEKFGVEKSNILLELADYIGNRNK, from the coding sequence ATGTTTTTTAAGAATTATTTAGACAGTAATAAAAAATTAATAGAATCAAGTATGGACACATATCTAGGAGAGCTTAACTATCCAGAAGTTATAGCTGAAGGAATGAAATATGCAGTTTTAAATGGTGGAAAAAGATTAAGACCTATCTTACTTTTTATGATACTGGATATACTTGAATGTGAAAAAGGAATGGGAACAGCTTCAGCTGCTGCTATTGAAATGATACATTCATATTCATTGGTACATGATGACCTTCCAGCTCTTGATAATGATGACTACAGAAGAGGAAAACTTACTACTCATAAGAAATTTGGAGAGGCAGAGGGAATATTAATAGGAGATGCTCTTTTAACACATGCCTTTTATATACTTACAGAAAAAAATAAACATCTTCCAGCTGAAAAAATAGTTGAAATAGTTAGATTGACATCAAGCTATGCAGGTATAAATGGTATGATTGGTGGACAGATAGTAGATATAGCAAGTGAAGGTAAAAAAATAGATTTAGAGACTCTTAAGTATATGCACTCTAATAAAACAGGGAAATTAATTAAACTTCCTGTAGAATTAGCTTGCATAATAGGAGATGCAGATGAGGAAGAAAGAGAAGTTCTTATAAAATTTGCTGATCTTATAGGGCTTGCATTTCAAATAAAAGATGATATTCTTGATATTGAAGGAGATTTCTCTACTCTTGGAAAGCCAGTAGGCAGCGATATTGAGCTTGGAAAATCAACATATCCTGCATTGATAGGAATGGCAGAAAGCAAAGCTCTTTTAAAAGAAACAATAGCTGAGGCTAAGATAATTGTTGCAGAAAAGTTTGGTGTAGAAAAAAGCAATATTCTTTTAGAGTTAGCTGATTATATTGGAAATAGAAATAAATAA
- the xseB gene encoding exodeoxyribonuclease VII small subunit, with amino-acid sequence MVKRSGSFEDNLLEVDEIIEKLENGELTLTESIKEYENAMKLLKKSSDLLNKAEGKILKVTEDSGNILTEEV; translated from the coding sequence ATGGTAAAGAGAAGTGGAAGTTTTGAAGATAATCTTTTGGAAGTAGATGAAATAATAGAAAAGCTGGAAAATGGAGAACTTACACTGACTGAGTCTATAAAAGAATATGAAAATGCTATGAAGCTTTTAAAAAAATCCTCAGATTTATTAAATAAAGCAGAAGGAAAGATTTTAAAAGTAACAGAAGATAGTGGTAATATTCTAACTGAGGAGGTCTAA
- the rsmD gene encoding 16S rRNA (guanine(966)-N(2))-methyltransferase RsmD codes for MKIIAGDAKNKRIKSRKGTDTRPTLGSMKESLFSIIAPYVPDSVFLDLFSGSGSISLEALSRGAKRAVMIEKDTEALKYIIENVNTLGYEDRCRAYKNDALRAIEILGRKGEKFDIIFMDPPYKEEICTRVIKAIEKNRILADGGLIISEHHVFEELEDEIGEFKKADERKYGKKCITFYTR; via the coding sequence ATGAAAATAATTGCAGGAGATGCAAAAAACAAGAGAATAAAGAGCAGGAAAGGAACAGATACAAGACCTACTTTAGGAAGCATGAAAGAATCTCTTTTTTCTATCATAGCGCCATATGTACCTGACAGTGTATTTTTAGATCTTTTCAGTGGAAGTGGGAGCATATCTCTTGAGGCTTTGAGCAGAGGGGCAAAAAGAGCAGTAATGATAGAGAAGGACACCGAAGCTTTAAAATATATAATAGAAAATGTTAATACTTTGGGATATGAAGATAGATGCAGAGCATATAAAAATGATGCTTTGAGAGCTATTGAAATCTTAGGGAGAAAAGGGGAAAAATTTGATATAATATTCATGGATCCTCCTTACAAAGAAGAAATATGTACTAGAGTAATAAAAGCAATAGAAAAAAATAGGATACTTGCAGATGGTGGACTTATTATCAGTGAACATCATGTTTTTGAAGAACTGGAAGATGAAATTGGAGAGTTCAAAAAAGCAGATGAAAGAAAATATGGTAAAAAATGTATAACTTTTTATACAAGATAG
- the queA gene encoding tRNA preQ1(34) S-adenosylmethionine ribosyltransferase-isomerase QueA — protein sequence MSTLLSDYDYHLPEKLIGQQPREPRDHARLMLVNRKNESIEHKRFYDIIDYLNEGDILVRNSTKVIPARLFGNKETGGVLEILLIKRIDLDTWECLLKPAKKLKVGQKLFIGHGNELIGELLEIKDDGNRIIKFTYEGAFEEVLDRLGKMPLPPYIVEALKEKDRYQTVYAIKGESVAAPTAGLHFTKELLEKIEKKGIKIVDIFLEVGLGTFRPVQTENVLEHKMHEEVYEIPQEAADIINEGKKNGKRIISVGTTSTRALESAVDENGLVKALKGSTEIFIYPGFEFKVIDALITNFHLPKSTLLMLVSALSSREFMLKVYDIAVKEEYHFFSFGDAMFIY from the coding sequence GTGTCTACATTATTAAGTGATTATGATTATCATCTGCCAGAGAAATTGATTGGTCAGCAGCCTAGAGAACCTAGAGATCATGCAAGACTTATGCTGGTAAATAGAAAAAATGAGAGTATAGAACATAAAAGATTTTATGATATAATAGATTATCTGAATGAAGGGGATATATTAGTAAGAAATTCTACAAAAGTTATCCCAGCAAGACTTTTTGGAAATAAAGAAACAGGAGGGGTATTGGAGATACTTCTTATTAAAAGAATAGATCTTGATACTTGGGAATGTCTTTTAAAGCCAGCTAAAAAGTTAAAAGTAGGACAGAAGCTTTTTATTGGTCATGGAAATGAGCTGATAGGAGAGCTTTTAGAAATAAAAGATGATGGAAACAGAATTATAAAATTTACATATGAGGGAGCTTTTGAAGAAGTTTTGGATAGATTGGGAAAAATGCCTCTTCCTCCATATATTGTGGAAGCTTTGAAAGAGAAAGACAGATATCAGACTGTTTATGCTATCAAAGGAGAATCTGTTGCAGCACCTACTGCTGGACTTCATTTTACAAAAGAGCTTTTAGAAAAAATAGAAAAAAAAGGGATAAAGATAGTAGATATATTTTTAGAGGTAGGGTTAGGAACATTCAGACCTGTACAAACTGAAAATGTATTGGAACATAAGATGCATGAAGAAGTATATGAAATACCTCAGGAAGCAGCTGACATAATCAATGAAGGAAAGAAAAATGGGAAAAGAATAATCTCAGTAGGAACTACCAGTACAAGAGCTTTGGAATCTGCTGTAGATGAAAATGGATTAGTAAAGGCACTGAAAGGAAGTACAGAAATATTCATTTATCCTGGTTTTGAATTTAAAGTGATAGATGCACTTATTACTAATTTCCATCTTCCTAAGTCGACGCTTCTTATGCTTGTTTCAGCACTTTCATCAAGAGAATTTATGCTGAAAGTATATGATATAGCTGTAAAAGAGGAATATCATTTCTTTAGTTTTGGAGATGCTATGTTTATCTATTAG
- the prmC gene encoding peptide chain release factor N(5)-glutamine methyltransferase, with protein sequence MNLLEILNFSKEYLQKYSFSKPRLESEKVISNVLKLDRITLYAYFDMELSSEQKEKVKTYLKEMARKRIGFDELLKSKDIKVETVSYRDENLELLNKSAEYLKKYGVASPKLDAEYIFAHILGVNRLTLTLNFNKKIEEENKEKIREYLKLRGKNRKPLQYLLGEWEFYGYPFKVDERVLIPRSDTEILVEQCKFILNELEAPKVLDIGTGSGAIAISLGKECVHSDITGADISEGALEVAKANGELNKAENVKFVKSDVFSSFKDMKFDLIVSNPPYIPLEEYNELMPEVLNYEPSSALTDNGNGYYFYSKISKEASDYLNKGGFLAFEVGYNQAEVVKELMEENGFDILSIVKDYGGIDRVVIGKKSGDK encoded by the coding sequence ATGAATTTACTTGAGATATTGAATTTTTCAAAAGAGTATTTGCAAAAATACTCTTTTTCAAAACCGCGTCTGGAAAGTGAAAAGGTTATATCTAATGTTTTAAAGCTGGATAGGATAACACTGTATGCTTATTTTGATATGGAGCTTTCTTCTGAGCAGAAAGAAAAAGTAAAAACATATCTTAAAGAAATGGCTAGAAAAAGAATAGGATTTGATGAACTTTTAAAAAGTAAAGATATCAAAGTTGAAACTGTAAGTTACAGAGATGAAAATTTAGAGCTTCTTAATAAATCAGCAGAATATCTAAAAAAATATGGGGTAGCTAGCCCAAAGCTGGATGCAGAATATATATTTGCTCATATATTAGGGGTAAACAGGCTGACATTAACTTTAAATTTTAACAAAAAAATAGAAGAAGAAAACAAAGAGAAAATAAGAGAGTATTTAAAACTTAGAGGTAAAAACAGAAAACCTCTTCAATATCTTTTGGGAGAATGGGAGTTTTATGGATATCCATTTAAAGTAGATGAAAGAGTTTTGATACCTAGAAGTGATACAGAAATATTAGTGGAACAATGTAAGTTTATTTTAAATGAGCTAGAAGCCCCTAAGGTTCTTGACATAGGTACTGGAAGTGGAGCAATAGCAATATCCCTTGGAAAAGAATGTGTCCATAGTGATATAACTGGAGCTGATATAAGTGAGGGGGCTTTAGAAGTAGCTAAAGCAAATGGAGAATTGAATAAAGCTGAGAATGTGAAATTTGTAAAATCAGATGTATTTTCATCTTTTAAAGATATGAAATTTGATCTTATAGTTTCAAATCCTCCTTATATACCTTTGGAAGAATATAATGAATTAATGCCAGAAGTGCTGAATTATGAACCTTCATCAGCTCTCACAGATAATGGAAATGGATATTATTTTTATTCTAAAATCTCAAAAGAGGCTTCTGACTATTTGAATAAGGGTGGATTTTTAGCTTTTGAAGTTGGATACAATCAAGCTGAAGTTGTTAAGGAATTAATGGAAGAAAATGGATTTGATATTCTTTCTATAGTGAAAGACTATGGAGGAATAGATAGAGTAGTGATTGGAAAGAAGAGTGGTGACAAATAG